From Rhea pennata isolate bPtePen1 chromosome 26, bPtePen1.pri, whole genome shotgun sequence, the proteins below share one genomic window:
- the MED1 gene encoding mediator of RNA polymerase II transcription subunit 1 isoform X2, whose translation MRTSPTEFREVEKLNKMSSLLERLHAKFNQNRPWTETMKLVRQVMEKRVVINSGGHQHLVSCLETLQKALKVSSLPAMTDRLESIARQNGLGSHLSANGTECYITSDMFYVEVQLDPTGLLCDVKVAHHGENPVSCPELVQHLREKNFDEFSKHLRGLVNLYKLPGDNKLKTKMYLALQSLELDLSKMAGMYWQATNANPLDKILRGSVGYLTPRSGGLLMNLKYYVSPYDLFEEGTGAPIVLHENNVPRALGMNASVTVEGTMAMYKLPIAPLIMGSHPVDSKGTPSFSSITSANSVDLPACFFLKFPQPIPVSRAFIQKLQGCTGIPLFDTSPTFVPLYELITQFELSKEADPLPLNHNMRFYAALPGQQHCYFLNKDAPLPDGRSLQGTLISKIAFQHPGRVPLILNLIRHQVAYNTLIGSCVKRTVLKEDSPGILQFEVCPLSDSCFSVSFQHPVNDSLVCVVMDVQDSTHVNCKLYKGLSDALICTDDFIAKVVQRCMSIPVTMRAIRRKAETIQADTPALSLIAETVEDMVKKNLPPASSPGYGMTTGSNPMSGTTTPTNTFPGGPITTLFNMSISMKERHDSVGHGEDFSKVSQNPILTSLLQITGNVGSTIGSSPTPPHHTPPPVSSPASNTKNHPMLMNLLKENPPQDFSTLYGSSPLERQNSSSGSPRMEMGPGGSKQKKKKSRIPADKPKHQTEDDFQRELFSMDVDSQNPIFDVNMTADTLDTPHITPAPSQCSTPPTTYPQPIPHSQPSIQRMVRLSSSDSIGADVTDILSDIAEEASKLPTTNEDCPPIGTPVRDSSSSGHSQSALFDPDVFQTNNSENPYTDPADLIADAAVSPNSDSSNHFFPDGVDFNPDLLNSQSQSGFGEEYFDESSQSADTDDFKGYTPQALSTLGVQVLGGDGGENKFKGSNQSDTVDFSIIAAASKALGSSDIMEHHSGGQSPLLNTGDLGKEKSQKRVKEGNGSGSNMAGPGLDGKPGKRSRTPSSDGKSKEKLPKRKKQETDGKSPSHSSSNRPFTPPASTGGSKSPGSSGRSQTPPGVATPPIPKITIQIPKGTVTVGKPSSHGQYTSSGSVTSSSSKSHHSHSSSSSSSSSSSTSGKIKSKSEGSSGSKMSSSLYSSQGGSGSGQSKSSAQSMGKPGSSPITKHGLSSGSGSTKMKPQGKPSSLMNPSMSKPNISPSHSRPSGGSDKLASPMKPVPGTPPSSKAKSPISSGSGGSHMSGTGSSSSMKSSSGMGSSGSMSQKPPPSSNSSTASSSSFSSSGSSMSSSQNQHGSSKGKSPSRNKKPSLTAVIDKLKHGVVTSGPGGEDPMDGQMGPSSNSSSHTMSSKHSMSGGEFQGKREKSDKEKSKVSVSGGSVDSSKKTSDSKNVGSTGVAKIIISKHDGGSPSIKAKVTLQKPGEGGGDSLRPQMASSKSYGSPLISGSTPKHERCSPSHSKSPAYTPQNIDSESESGSSIAEKSYQNSPSSDDGIRPLPEYSSEKHKKHKKEKKKVKDKDRDRDRDRDKDRDKKKSHSIKPESWSKSPISADQSLSMTSSAIISAERPSRASPEFLIGEEDDDLMDVALIGN comes from the exons TTTGGAGACTTTGCAGAAGGCATTAAAAG TATCTTCTCTGCCTGCTATGACAGATCGCTTAGAGTCTATAGCTAGACAAAATGG CCTTGGATCTCACCTTAGTGCAAATGGCACTGAATGTTACATCACTTCAGACATGTTCTATGTGGAAGTCCAGTTAGATCCTACAGGGCTGCTGTGTGATGTCAAAGTGGCTCACCATGGAGAAAATCCTGTG aGCTGTCCAGAATTGGTGCAACATTTGAG agagaaaaattttGATGAATTTTCTAAACATCTAAGGGGGCTTGTGAACCTGTATAAGTTGCCAGGAGACAA caaaCTTAAAACCAAAATGTACTTAGCTCTCCAGTCCTTGGAGCTGGATCTCTCAAAAATGGCAGGGATGTATTG GCAAGCCACCAATGCAAATCCCCTCGACAAGATTCTTCGTGGCAGTGTTGGCTATCTCACCCCCAGGAGTGGAG GTCTCCTGATGAATCTCAAGTATTATGTCTCGCCATATGATTTATTTGAAGAAGGCACTGGAGCCCCCATTGTTTTGCATGAGAACAATG TTCCTCGGGCTTTGGGTATGAATGCCTCAGTAACAGTTGAGGGAACTATGGCAATGTACAAACTTCCAATTGCACCACTGATTATGGGGTCTCATCCTGTTGACAGCAAAGG GACACCGTCTTTCTCGTCAATCACCAGTGCCAACAGTGTGGACCTGCCAGCTTGTTTCTTCTTGAAGTTCCCACAACCCATTCCAGTATCTCGAGCTTTCATTCAGAAACTTCAGGGCTGCACAG GTATTCCATTGTTTGATACATCACCAACATTTGTACCCTTGTATGAACTGATCACACAATTTGAGTTATCCAAGGAGGCTGATCCTCTACCTTTAAACCACAATATGCGCTTCTATGCA GCTCTtccaggacagcagcactgTTACTTTCTGAACAAAGATGCTCCTCTCCCAGATGGAAGAAGTCTTCAAGGAACTCTGATTAGCAAAATTGCCTTCCAGCACCCTGGACGGGTTCCTCTCATCCTTAATTTGATCAGACATCAGGTGGCTTACAACACACTGATAGGCAGCTGTGTCAAGCgaacagttttaaaagaag ATTCCCCTGGGATCCTGCAGTTTGAAGTTTGTCCTCTCTCTGACTCCTGTTTTAGTGTGTCTTTTCAGCACCCTGTGAATGACTCTCTTGTGTGTG TTGTAATGGATGTGCAAGATTCTACTCATGTGAATTGTAAGCTGTACAAAGGGCTGTCTGATGCTCTTATCTGTACAGATGATTTCATTGCCAAAGTTGTTCAAAG ATGTATGTCCATTCCTGTGACCATGAGAGCAATTCGTAGAAAAGCAGAAACGATTCAGGCAGACACACCAGCCTTGTCACTCATTGCAGAGACAGTAGAAGATATGGTGAAGAAAAATCTTCCCCCAGCCAGCAGCCCAGGGTATGGCATGACCACAGGCAGCAACCCAATGAGTGGTACCACTACCCCAACAAACACTTTTCCTGGGGGGCCCATCACTACTTTGTTTAATATGAGCATAAGCATGAAAGAGAGGCATGACTCGGTGGGCCATGGGGAGGACTTCAGCAAAGTGTCTCAGAACCCTATTCTCACTAGTTTGTTGCAGATCACAGGGAATGTGGGGTCTACCATTGGCTCAAGTCCAACCCCTCCCCATCACACACCACCACCAGTATCCTCACCAGCAAGCAACACCAAGAACCACCCCATGCTCATGAACCTTCTTAAAGAGAATCCCCCTCAGGATTTCTCCACTCTGTATGGGAGCAGCCCTCTCGAAAGGCAGAACTCTTCCTCTGGCTCCCCTAGAATGGAAATGGGCCCTGGGGGGagtaagcaaaagaaaaaaaaatcccgcATCCCAGCAGACAAGCCCAAGCATCAGACTGAGGACGATTTCCAGAGGGAGCTCTTTTCAATGGATGTTGACTCCCAGAATCCTATTTTTGATGTCAACATGACTGCAGATACCCTGGACACCCCTCATATTACTCCAGCACCTAGCCAATGCAGCACTCCTCCTACTACATACCCACAGCCTATACCTCACTCGCAGCCCAGTATTCAGAGAATGGTTCGACTTTCTAGTTCAGACAGCATTGGAGCCGATGTTACTGATATCCTTTCGGATATAGCAGAGGAGGCTTCCAAACTACCCACCACCAATGAGGACTGTCCACCCATTGGTACTCCAGTAAGAGACTCTTCTAGTTCAGGACATTCACAAAGTGCCCTCTTTGACCCAGATGTTTTTCAGACGAACAATAGTGAGAACCCATACACAGATCCAGCAGACCTGATAGCAGATGCTGCTGTGAGCCCCAACAGTGATTCttcaaaccatttttttccagatgggGTAGATTTCAATCCTGACTTGCTGAACAGTCAAAGTCAAAGTGGTTTTGGGGAGGAGTACTTTGATGAGAGTAGTCAGAGTGCAGACACTGATGATTTCAAAGGCTATACTCCCCAGGCTCTAAGTACGTTGGGGGTGCAAGTGTTAGGGGGTGATGggggagaaaataaatttaagggGAGTAATCAGTCTGATACGGTGGATTTTAGTATTATTGCAGCTGCAAGCAAAGCACTGGGGTCCTCTGACATCATGGAACATCACAGTGGTGGTCAGAGCCCTTTATTAAATACAGGGgatttggggaaagaaaagtctCAGAAACGGGTAAAGGAAGGCAATGGTTCTGGAAGTAATATGGCAGGTCCTGGGCTAGATGGGAAGCCAGGGAAGCGCAGCCGGACTCCATCCAGTGATGGTAAAAGTAAAGAGAAACTTCCAAAGCGTAAGAAGCAGGAAACAGATGGAAAATCTCCATCTCATAGTTCATCAAACAGGCCTTTCACCCCACCTGCAAGCACAGGTGGGTCCAAATCTCCTGGGAGTTCAGGCAGATCTCAGACTCCTCCTGGTGTAGCTACTCCTCCTATTCCAAAAATCACAATTCAGATTCCAAAAGGAACAGTGACTGTTGGCAAACCATCTTCACATGGCCAGTATACGAGTAGTGGCTCTGTCAcctcctccagcagcaaaaGCCATCATAGccattcttcctcctcctcctcttcctcttcctcttcaacCTCaggcaaaattaaaagcaaatcagaAGGGTCTTCTGGTTCAAAGATGAGCAGCAGCCTATACTCGAGCCAAGGTGGCTCAGGTTCAGGTCAGTCCAAAAGCTCAGCTCAGTCTATGGGAAAGCCTGGATCCTCCCCCATCACCAAACATGGCCTCAGCAGCGGTTCTGGAAGTACCAAGATGAAACCTCAAGGAAAGCCATCATCACTTATGAACCCCTCTATGAGTAAACCAAACATCTCTCCATCTCATTCTAGACCCTCAGGAGGTTCTGACAAGCTTGCTTCTCCCATGAAACCTGTTCCAGGTACTCCCCCATCATCTAAAGCAAAGTCACCTATAAGTTCAGGTTCTGGAGGCTCCCATATGTCTGGGACTGGATCAAGCTCAAGTATGAAATCCTCTTCAGGAATGGGATCCTCTGGGTCTATGTCTCAGAAACCACCTCCTTCATCAAACTCTTCTACAGcatcttcatcttccttttcatctAGTGGGTCTTCCATGTCTTCATCCCAAAATCAGCATGGAAGTTCCAAAGGCAAGTCTCCTAGCAGAAACAAGAAGCCATCTCTAACTGCAGTCATAGACAAACTTAAACATGGGGTTGTCACTAGCGGGCCTGGTGGTGAAGACCCAATGGATGGGCAAATGGGGCCAAGTTCCAATTCCTCGAGCCATACTATGTCCTCCAAACACAGTATGTCAGGAGGTGAGTTCCAGGGCAAACGTGAGAAGAGTGACAAAGAGAAATCTAAAGTTTCTGTTTCTGGAGGATCTGTCGACTCTTCCAAGAAGACTTCAGATTCCAAAAATGTTGGAAGCACTGGAGTGGCCAAAATTATCATCAGCAAGCATGATGGTGGTTCTCCTAGTATTAAAGCCAAAGTAACTTTGCAGAAACCTGGGGAAGGAGGTGGGGATAGCTTAAGGCCTCAGATGGCTTCTTCCAAAAGCTATGGATCCCCTCTAATCAGTGGGTCTACTCCAAAACATGAACGCTGCTCTCCCAGCCACAGTAAGTCACCAGCATACACTCCCCAAAACATAGACAGTGAGAGTGAGTCGGGCTCTTCCATAGCTGAGAAATCCTATCagaacagccccagctctgaTGATGGCATTAGGCCTTTGCCTGAATATAGCTCAGAAAAACATAAGAAgcacaaaaaagagaagaaaaaagtgaaagacaAAGACAGGGATAGAGATCGGGATCGTGATAAAGACAGAGACAAGAAGAAATCTCACAGCATTAAGCCAGAGAGTTGGTCTAAATCCCCAATTTCAGCTGATCAATCTCTCTCCATGACAAGCAGTGCTATCATTTCAGCTGAGCGACCATCTCGAGCTAGCCCTGAGTTTTTGATTGGAGAAGAAGACGACGATCTCATGGATGTTGCTCTAattggaaattaa
- the MED1 gene encoding mediator of RNA polymerase II transcription subunit 1 isoform X1: MKAAPGGAEEVEKLNKMSSLLERLHAKFNQNRPWTETMKLVRQVMEKRVVINSGGHQHLVSCLETLQKALKVSSLPAMTDRLESIARQNGLGSHLSANGTECYITSDMFYVEVQLDPTGLLCDVKVAHHGENPVSCPELVQHLREKNFDEFSKHLRGLVNLYKLPGDNKLKTKMYLALQSLELDLSKMAGMYWQATNANPLDKILRGSVGYLTPRSGGLLMNLKYYVSPYDLFEEGTGAPIVLHENNVPRALGMNASVTVEGTMAMYKLPIAPLIMGSHPVDSKGTPSFSSITSANSVDLPACFFLKFPQPIPVSRAFIQKLQGCTGIPLFDTSPTFVPLYELITQFELSKEADPLPLNHNMRFYAALPGQQHCYFLNKDAPLPDGRSLQGTLISKIAFQHPGRVPLILNLIRHQVAYNTLIGSCVKRTVLKEDSPGILQFEVCPLSDSCFSVSFQHPVNDSLVCVVMDVQDSTHVNCKLYKGLSDALICTDDFIAKVVQRCMSIPVTMRAIRRKAETIQADTPALSLIAETVEDMVKKNLPPASSPGYGMTTGSNPMSGTTTPTNTFPGGPITTLFNMSISMKERHDSVGHGEDFSKVSQNPILTSLLQITGNVGSTIGSSPTPPHHTPPPVSSPASNTKNHPMLMNLLKENPPQDFSTLYGSSPLERQNSSSGSPRMEMGPGGSKQKKKKSRIPADKPKHQTEDDFQRELFSMDVDSQNPIFDVNMTADTLDTPHITPAPSQCSTPPTTYPQPIPHSQPSIQRMVRLSSSDSIGADVTDILSDIAEEASKLPTTNEDCPPIGTPVRDSSSSGHSQSALFDPDVFQTNNSENPYTDPADLIADAAVSPNSDSSNHFFPDGVDFNPDLLNSQSQSGFGEEYFDESSQSADTDDFKGYTPQALSTLGVQVLGGDGGENKFKGSNQSDTVDFSIIAAASKALGSSDIMEHHSGGQSPLLNTGDLGKEKSQKRVKEGNGSGSNMAGPGLDGKPGKRSRTPSSDGKSKEKLPKRKKQETDGKSPSHSSSNRPFTPPASTGGSKSPGSSGRSQTPPGVATPPIPKITIQIPKGTVTVGKPSSHGQYTSSGSVTSSSSKSHHSHSSSSSSSSSSSTSGKIKSKSEGSSGSKMSSSLYSSQGGSGSGQSKSSAQSMGKPGSSPITKHGLSSGSGSTKMKPQGKPSSLMNPSMSKPNISPSHSRPSGGSDKLASPMKPVPGTPPSSKAKSPISSGSGGSHMSGTGSSSSMKSSSGMGSSGSMSQKPPPSSNSSTASSSSFSSSGSSMSSSQNQHGSSKGKSPSRNKKPSLTAVIDKLKHGVVTSGPGGEDPMDGQMGPSSNSSSHTMSSKHSMSGGEFQGKREKSDKEKSKVSVSGGSVDSSKKTSDSKNVGSTGVAKIIISKHDGGSPSIKAKVTLQKPGEGGGDSLRPQMASSKSYGSPLISGSTPKHERCSPSHSKSPAYTPQNIDSESESGSSIAEKSYQNSPSSDDGIRPLPEYSSEKHKKHKKEKKKVKDKDRDRDRDRDKDRDKKKSHSIKPESWSKSPISADQSLSMTSSAIISAERPSRASPEFLIGEEDDDLMDVALIGN, encoded by the exons TTTGGAGACTTTGCAGAAGGCATTAAAAG TATCTTCTCTGCCTGCTATGACAGATCGCTTAGAGTCTATAGCTAGACAAAATGG CCTTGGATCTCACCTTAGTGCAAATGGCACTGAATGTTACATCACTTCAGACATGTTCTATGTGGAAGTCCAGTTAGATCCTACAGGGCTGCTGTGTGATGTCAAAGTGGCTCACCATGGAGAAAATCCTGTG aGCTGTCCAGAATTGGTGCAACATTTGAG agagaaaaattttGATGAATTTTCTAAACATCTAAGGGGGCTTGTGAACCTGTATAAGTTGCCAGGAGACAA caaaCTTAAAACCAAAATGTACTTAGCTCTCCAGTCCTTGGAGCTGGATCTCTCAAAAATGGCAGGGATGTATTG GCAAGCCACCAATGCAAATCCCCTCGACAAGATTCTTCGTGGCAGTGTTGGCTATCTCACCCCCAGGAGTGGAG GTCTCCTGATGAATCTCAAGTATTATGTCTCGCCATATGATTTATTTGAAGAAGGCACTGGAGCCCCCATTGTTTTGCATGAGAACAATG TTCCTCGGGCTTTGGGTATGAATGCCTCAGTAACAGTTGAGGGAACTATGGCAATGTACAAACTTCCAATTGCACCACTGATTATGGGGTCTCATCCTGTTGACAGCAAAGG GACACCGTCTTTCTCGTCAATCACCAGTGCCAACAGTGTGGACCTGCCAGCTTGTTTCTTCTTGAAGTTCCCACAACCCATTCCAGTATCTCGAGCTTTCATTCAGAAACTTCAGGGCTGCACAG GTATTCCATTGTTTGATACATCACCAACATTTGTACCCTTGTATGAACTGATCACACAATTTGAGTTATCCAAGGAGGCTGATCCTCTACCTTTAAACCACAATATGCGCTTCTATGCA GCTCTtccaggacagcagcactgTTACTTTCTGAACAAAGATGCTCCTCTCCCAGATGGAAGAAGTCTTCAAGGAACTCTGATTAGCAAAATTGCCTTCCAGCACCCTGGACGGGTTCCTCTCATCCTTAATTTGATCAGACATCAGGTGGCTTACAACACACTGATAGGCAGCTGTGTCAAGCgaacagttttaaaagaag ATTCCCCTGGGATCCTGCAGTTTGAAGTTTGTCCTCTCTCTGACTCCTGTTTTAGTGTGTCTTTTCAGCACCCTGTGAATGACTCTCTTGTGTGTG TTGTAATGGATGTGCAAGATTCTACTCATGTGAATTGTAAGCTGTACAAAGGGCTGTCTGATGCTCTTATCTGTACAGATGATTTCATTGCCAAAGTTGTTCAAAG ATGTATGTCCATTCCTGTGACCATGAGAGCAATTCGTAGAAAAGCAGAAACGATTCAGGCAGACACACCAGCCTTGTCACTCATTGCAGAGACAGTAGAAGATATGGTGAAGAAAAATCTTCCCCCAGCCAGCAGCCCAGGGTATGGCATGACCACAGGCAGCAACCCAATGAGTGGTACCACTACCCCAACAAACACTTTTCCTGGGGGGCCCATCACTACTTTGTTTAATATGAGCATAAGCATGAAAGAGAGGCATGACTCGGTGGGCCATGGGGAGGACTTCAGCAAAGTGTCTCAGAACCCTATTCTCACTAGTTTGTTGCAGATCACAGGGAATGTGGGGTCTACCATTGGCTCAAGTCCAACCCCTCCCCATCACACACCACCACCAGTATCCTCACCAGCAAGCAACACCAAGAACCACCCCATGCTCATGAACCTTCTTAAAGAGAATCCCCCTCAGGATTTCTCCACTCTGTATGGGAGCAGCCCTCTCGAAAGGCAGAACTCTTCCTCTGGCTCCCCTAGAATGGAAATGGGCCCTGGGGGGagtaagcaaaagaaaaaaaaatcccgcATCCCAGCAGACAAGCCCAAGCATCAGACTGAGGACGATTTCCAGAGGGAGCTCTTTTCAATGGATGTTGACTCCCAGAATCCTATTTTTGATGTCAACATGACTGCAGATACCCTGGACACCCCTCATATTACTCCAGCACCTAGCCAATGCAGCACTCCTCCTACTACATACCCACAGCCTATACCTCACTCGCAGCCCAGTATTCAGAGAATGGTTCGACTTTCTAGTTCAGACAGCATTGGAGCCGATGTTACTGATATCCTTTCGGATATAGCAGAGGAGGCTTCCAAACTACCCACCACCAATGAGGACTGTCCACCCATTGGTACTCCAGTAAGAGACTCTTCTAGTTCAGGACATTCACAAAGTGCCCTCTTTGACCCAGATGTTTTTCAGACGAACAATAGTGAGAACCCATACACAGATCCAGCAGACCTGATAGCAGATGCTGCTGTGAGCCCCAACAGTGATTCttcaaaccatttttttccagatgggGTAGATTTCAATCCTGACTTGCTGAACAGTCAAAGTCAAAGTGGTTTTGGGGAGGAGTACTTTGATGAGAGTAGTCAGAGTGCAGACACTGATGATTTCAAAGGCTATACTCCCCAGGCTCTAAGTACGTTGGGGGTGCAAGTGTTAGGGGGTGATGggggagaaaataaatttaagggGAGTAATCAGTCTGATACGGTGGATTTTAGTATTATTGCAGCTGCAAGCAAAGCACTGGGGTCCTCTGACATCATGGAACATCACAGTGGTGGTCAGAGCCCTTTATTAAATACAGGGgatttggggaaagaaaagtctCAGAAACGGGTAAAGGAAGGCAATGGTTCTGGAAGTAATATGGCAGGTCCTGGGCTAGATGGGAAGCCAGGGAAGCGCAGCCGGACTCCATCCAGTGATGGTAAAAGTAAAGAGAAACTTCCAAAGCGTAAGAAGCAGGAAACAGATGGAAAATCTCCATCTCATAGTTCATCAAACAGGCCTTTCACCCCACCTGCAAGCACAGGTGGGTCCAAATCTCCTGGGAGTTCAGGCAGATCTCAGACTCCTCCTGGTGTAGCTACTCCTCCTATTCCAAAAATCACAATTCAGATTCCAAAAGGAACAGTGACTGTTGGCAAACCATCTTCACATGGCCAGTATACGAGTAGTGGCTCTGTCAcctcctccagcagcaaaaGCCATCATAGccattcttcctcctcctcctcttcctcttcctcttcaacCTCaggcaaaattaaaagcaaatcagaAGGGTCTTCTGGTTCAAAGATGAGCAGCAGCCTATACTCGAGCCAAGGTGGCTCAGGTTCAGGTCAGTCCAAAAGCTCAGCTCAGTCTATGGGAAAGCCTGGATCCTCCCCCATCACCAAACATGGCCTCAGCAGCGGTTCTGGAAGTACCAAGATGAAACCTCAAGGAAAGCCATCATCACTTATGAACCCCTCTATGAGTAAACCAAACATCTCTCCATCTCATTCTAGACCCTCAGGAGGTTCTGACAAGCTTGCTTCTCCCATGAAACCTGTTCCAGGTACTCCCCCATCATCTAAAGCAAAGTCACCTATAAGTTCAGGTTCTGGAGGCTCCCATATGTCTGGGACTGGATCAAGCTCAAGTATGAAATCCTCTTCAGGAATGGGATCCTCTGGGTCTATGTCTCAGAAACCACCTCCTTCATCAAACTCTTCTACAGcatcttcatcttccttttcatctAGTGGGTCTTCCATGTCTTCATCCCAAAATCAGCATGGAAGTTCCAAAGGCAAGTCTCCTAGCAGAAACAAGAAGCCATCTCTAACTGCAGTCATAGACAAACTTAAACATGGGGTTGTCACTAGCGGGCCTGGTGGTGAAGACCCAATGGATGGGCAAATGGGGCCAAGTTCCAATTCCTCGAGCCATACTATGTCCTCCAAACACAGTATGTCAGGAGGTGAGTTCCAGGGCAAACGTGAGAAGAGTGACAAAGAGAAATCTAAAGTTTCTGTTTCTGGAGGATCTGTCGACTCTTCCAAGAAGACTTCAGATTCCAAAAATGTTGGAAGCACTGGAGTGGCCAAAATTATCATCAGCAAGCATGATGGTGGTTCTCCTAGTATTAAAGCCAAAGTAACTTTGCAGAAACCTGGGGAAGGAGGTGGGGATAGCTTAAGGCCTCAGATGGCTTCTTCCAAAAGCTATGGATCCCCTCTAATCAGTGGGTCTACTCCAAAACATGAACGCTGCTCTCCCAGCCACAGTAAGTCACCAGCATACACTCCCCAAAACATAGACAGTGAGAGTGAGTCGGGCTCTTCCATAGCTGAGAAATCCTATCagaacagccccagctctgaTGATGGCATTAGGCCTTTGCCTGAATATAGCTCAGAAAAACATAAGAAgcacaaaaaagagaagaaaaaagtgaaagacaAAGACAGGGATAGAGATCGGGATCGTGATAAAGACAGAGACAAGAAGAAATCTCACAGCATTAAGCCAGAGAGTTGGTCTAAATCCCCAATTTCAGCTGATCAATCTCTCTCCATGACAAGCAGTGCTATCATTTCAGCTGAGCGACCATCTCGAGCTAGCCCTGAGTTTTTGATTGGAGAAGAAGACGACGATCTCATGGATGTTGCTCTAattggaaattaa